A portion of the Cryptomeria japonica chromosome 5, Sugi_1.0, whole genome shotgun sequence genome contains these proteins:
- the LOC131032795 gene encoding wall-associated receptor kinase 2, with protein MLLQTQMYCGVVVRFVTCVCLVGFAAAKCVPEKCGDFNVSYPFWINNSDCGYPGFNITCMKDADTGKMVPFLPVYNNTRKYDYINTRNYINTRKYDYNNTLAYYEIREINYSGYIVISSRNLKAFTCMEWGEADTFILFQLPMPGPFTISRSNKFVVVGCNSSGRFSYGEHGPQAICLSSCDSQSVPPYCSRGCCEMTLPDNRQWFDFSGGGVFTLDGHKKCGFSTIMDPNTLSVRDNKTNHFMGDRKVEYGLRLNWGIGHHNCSVAKEAVNYSCSINAQCNDSLSEVGYVCKCFPGYVGSGYSIGTGCTDIDECNNRTLNNCVERSKGGECQNLKGSYNCTCAKDYSGDGFQNGSRCESERSNKTAMFAAIGSISSFVGVSLGALGLVFLLKKRYEKQARDEYFRCNGGFLLERILTEKGNQTEGKIFKIFSENELKRASQDYSDDMKLGTGGSSTVYKGILPNGTAVAIKKFKEFPVGVESEEAMKQFINEIVILSGLNHKNVVKLVGCCLQTQSPLLVYEFVDGGTISHQLHSGHLNWQSRLQIARGSADALAYLHSELDRPIIHRDVKSTNILLDNTVTPKVADFGISRLLCGNDTHLTTNIMGTCGYMDPEYYETGTLTEKSDVYSFAVFLAELLTGRDPLSPGRPPHEIILSKFFLSKYKDDCLTDILDSNVKNEENQYQMIAVASLARECLCHEGKGRPTMREVKIKLEEIGGSTRLATSTSCLNVRSDHISSETKVESTSSLFQLTEMSRMQGR; from the exons ATGTTGTTGCAAACGCAAATGTATTGCGGAGTTGTGGTTCGCTTTGTAACTTGTGTCTGTTTGGTGGGCTTTGCTGCTGCAAAATGCGTTCCCGAGAAGTGTGGTGATTTCAATGTGAGTTACCCTTTTTGGATTAACAATTCTGATTGTGGATACCCTGGTTTTAATATCACATGCATGAAGGATGCAGATACTGGGAAGATGGTTCCATTTCTTCCTGTTTATAATAATACTAGGAAGTATGACTATATTAATACTAGGAACTATATTAATACTAGGAAGTATGACTATAATAATACATTAGCTTACTATGAAATTCGAGAGATCAATTATTCTGGGTACATTGTGATCAGTTCGAGAAATCTTAAAGCCTTTACCTGTATGGAATGGGGAGAGGCAGACACATTCATCTTGTTTCAGCTACCTATGCCCGGGCCTTTCACTATTTCTAGGTCAAATAAATTTGTGGTTGTTGGTTGCAATTCGTCTGGTAGGTTCTCCTATGGAGAACATGGGCCACAAGCAATATGTTTATCTTCGTGTGACTCTCAAAGTGTTCCACCATACTGCAGCCGTGGCTGTTGTGAAATGACCCTTCCAGATAACAGGCAGTGGTTTGATTTCTCTGGTGGAGGTGTCTTTACCTTAGACGGTCATAAGAAATGTGGCTTCTCCACCATAATGGATCCGAATACGTTGAGTGTAAGGGATAATAAAACAAACCACTTTATGGGAGATAGGAAGGTTGAATATGGTCTCCGCCTTAACTGGGGTATCGGCCATCACAATTGCTCTGTGGCTAAAGAAGCTGTCAATTATTCTTGCTCCATCAACGCACAATGTAATGATTCTCTTTCAGAAGTAGGGTATGTATGCAAATGCTTTCCTGGATATGTTGGAAGTGGTTACTCGATTGGCACTGGTTGCACAG ACATTGATGAATGTAATAATAGAACATTGAATAATTGCGTGGAACGATCCAAGGGAGGTGAATGCCAGAATTTGAAAGGCTCTTACAATTGTACATGTGCAAAGGATTACAGTGGAGATGGCTTCCAAAACGGTTCAAGGTGCGAGTCGGAAAGGTCAAATAAAACTGCCATGTTTGCAGCTATAG GCTCTATATCTTCATTCGTTGGAGTTTCATTAGGAGCATTGGGATTAGTCTTTCTGTTGAAAAAGCGTTACGAGAAACAGGCGAGGGACGAGTACTTCCGATGCAACGGAGGTTTTTTGCTAGAGAGAATCCTCACAGAAAAGGGAAATCAGACGGAGGGGAAAATATTCAAGattttttctgaaaatgagcttAAAAGGGCCTCCCAAGATTATTCAGATGATATGAAGCTTGGTACTGGTGGGTCAAGCACTGTATATAAAGGCATCCTTCCAAATGGGACAGCTGTGGCTATTAAAAAGTTCAAGGAATTTCCCGTCGGTGTAGAAAGCGAGGAAGCCATGAAGCAGTTTATCAATGAAATCGTGATTCTTTCTGGTTTAAATCATAAAAATGTGGTGAAATTGGTTGGATGCTGCCTGCAAACACAATCTCCTCTTTTAGTATACGAATTTGTTGACGGTGGAACTATTTCACATCAGCTTCATTCCGGTCATTTGAATTGGCAGAGTCGCTTACAGATTGCCCGAGGTAGTGCAGATGCTCTAGCATATCTGCATTCAGAATTAGATCGACCCATTATCCACAGGGACGTGAAATCAACCAATATTCTTCTGGACAATACTGTCACTCCAAAAGTTGCAGATTTTGGGATATCTCGGCTACTGTGTGGGAATGATACCCATCTCACCACCAATATAATGGGCACCTGCGGCTACATGGATCCTGAATACTATGAAACAGGCACTCTTACTGAAAAAAGCGATGTTTACAGCTTCGCCGTATTCCTTGCAGAGCTCCTCACCGGTCGAGATCCCCTGTCTCCTGGAAGACCTCCTCATGAAATCATCTTATCTAAGTTTTTTCTTTCCAAATATAAGGATGACTGCTTGACTGATATTTTGGATTCAAACGTGAAGAATGAAGAGAACCAGTATCAGATGATTGCTGTGGCGAGTTTAGCAAGAGAATGTCTTTGCCATGAAGGAAAAGGAAGACCGACGATGAGAGAGGTGAAGATCAAGCTCGAAGAGATTGGAGGTTCCACAAGGCTCGCCACATCAACTTCATGTTTAAACGTCCGCAGTGACCACATTTCAAGCGAGACTAAAGTTGAGTCGACAAGTTCACTGTTTCAGCTCACAGAGATGTCCAGGATGCAAGGACGCTGA